The genome window CGGCAGCGTCTTCTCGTGGAACAACTATCAGTACGTTAGCGGCCAGGGCGACGCCTTCGGCAACTACGTGACGGACGACGGCGGCACCGTGACCCTCCTCATCTGGGGCATCGCCCAGTGCTCCGGCAAAATCACCAGTGACGCCACCCTGTGCCCGATTGCCGGCGGCGGCAACCAGTACTCTTCCGTGAACCTGGGGACGATCTACGACGACACCCATCCCTGCATGGACGGCGATATGGGTCCAGTGACCAGCATCAACGGCATGTACTACTGGGTCAGCGGCACCATGGAGAGCGGCGCCATCCGGGTCGCGGATAACTCCGCCGGCACCCCGCTGGTGGCCATCAACGCGGACAGCAACTGCGCTGCGTTGAACATCTGCCCCGGTTCCTACAAGTATCGTCTTCCACTGCATAGACGATATTTCCAAAGTCGACGTTGACACCATTGACTTCACCGCTCGCGACACCACGCTCTCCGGCGGCCATGCGGTCAGCTCCAGCGCTGCCATCAGCGTAGACTTCGACTCGACCCGCAGCATCGACGGCGACCTGGTTCTCGACGAGACCAACCCCTCGGACATCGTGTGCACCTTCACCCCGTCCGATCCTCTGAACGATGGCGACACCATCTCCTGCACCGTGGCCGCCGGCCTGGCCGATAGTCGCGGTAACCCGATGGTAGATGACTTCGTTTGGACCTTCAGCACCCAGGGTACCTCTGTTACCGAGACCACCTGGGGCGCCATCAAGGCCGTCGAGTTCTAATAACCGATCCCTGGTAAAGTTGGGGAACCCTC of bacterium contains these proteins:
- a CDS encoding Ig-like domain-containing protein, with the protein product MSVDFDSTRSIDGDLVLDETNPSDIVCTFTPSDPLNDGDTISCTVAAGLADSRGNPMVDDFVWTFSTQGTSVTETTWGAIKAVEF